The following proteins are encoded in a genomic region of Rattus rattus isolate New Zealand chromosome 2, Rrattus_CSIRO_v1, whole genome shotgun sequence:
- the Tm2d3 gene encoding TM2 domain-containing protein 3 isoform X2 — protein MEAAAEPLRSVRHLSRVLLFLSQCYILSGDENQLFSHLTESTEIPPYMMKCPSNGLCSRLPADCIECATNASCTYGKPVTFDCTVKPSVTCVDQDLRPQRNFVINMTCRFCWQLPETDYECSNSTTCMTVACPRQRYFANCTVRDHIHCLGNRTFPKLLYCNWTGGYKWSTALALSITLGGFGADRFYLGQWREGLGKLFSFGGLGVWTLIDVLLIGVGYVGPADGSLYI, from the exons ATGGAGGCTGCGGCCGAGCCGCTGCGGTCTGTCCGCCACCTGTCCCGCGTGCTGCTCTTCCTGTCCCAGTGCTACATTCTGTCGGGcgatg AGAATCAGCTGTTCTCTCACCTCACAGAAAGTACTGAGATCCCTCCTTACATGATGAAGTGTCCAAGCAATGGCTTATGTAGCAGACTTCCTGCAGACTGCATAGAGTGTGCGACCAACGCCTCCTGTACTTATGGGAAGCCTGTCACGTTTGACTGCACGGTGAAACCCTCTGTTACCTGTGTT GATCAAGACCTCAGGCCCCAGAGGAACTTCGTCATCAACATGACTTGCAGGTTTTGCTGGCAGCTTCCTGAGACAGACTATGAGTGTTCAAATTCCACCACCTGCATGACCGTGGCCTGCCCTCGGCAGCGCTACTTTGCCAACTGCACCGTGCGCGACCACATTCATTGCTTGG GTAACCGGACTTTCCCTAAACTGCTGTACTGCAACTGGACCGGAGGCTACAAGTGGTCGACGGCTCTGGCTCTGAG CATCACCCTTGGGGGCTTTGGAGCGGATCGCTTCTACCTGGGCCAGTGGCGCGAGGGCCTGGGCAAGCTCTTCAGCTTTGGTGGTCTGGGAGTATGGACCCTAATCGACGTCCTGCTGATTGGAGTTGGCTATGTGGGGCCAGCGGATGGCTCTTTGTACATTTAG
- the Tm2d3 gene encoding TM2 domain-containing protein 3 isoform X3: MEAAAEPLRSVRHLSRVLLFLSQCYILSGDESTEIPPYMMKCPSNGLCSRLPADCIECATNASCTYGKPVTFDCTVKPSVTCVDQDLRPQRNFVINMTCRFCWQLPETDYECSNSTTCMTVACPRQRYFANCTVRDHIHCLGNRTFPKLLYCNWTGGYKWSTALALSITLGGFGADRFYLGQWREGLGKLFSFGGLGVWTLIDVLLIGVGYVGPADGSLYI; the protein is encoded by the exons ATGGAGGCTGCGGCCGAGCCGCTGCGGTCTGTCCGCCACCTGTCCCGCGTGCTGCTCTTCCTGTCCCAGTGCTACATTCTGTCGGGcgatg AAAGTACTGAGATCCCTCCTTACATGATGAAGTGTCCAAGCAATGGCTTATGTAGCAGACTTCCTGCAGACTGCATAGAGTGTGCGACCAACGCCTCCTGTACTTATGGGAAGCCTGTCACGTTTGACTGCACGGTGAAACCCTCTGTTACCTGTGTT GATCAAGACCTCAGGCCCCAGAGGAACTTCGTCATCAACATGACTTGCAGGTTTTGCTGGCAGCTTCCTGAGACAGACTATGAGTGTTCAAATTCCACCACCTGCATGACCGTGGCCTGCCCTCGGCAGCGCTACTTTGCCAACTGCACCGTGCGCGACCACATTCATTGCTTGG GTAACCGGACTTTCCCTAAACTGCTGTACTGCAACTGGACCGGAGGCTACAAGTGGTCGACGGCTCTGGCTCTGAG CATCACCCTTGGGGGCTTTGGAGCGGATCGCTTCTACCTGGGCCAGTGGCGCGAGGGCCTGGGCAAGCTCTTCAGCTTTGGTGGTCTGGGAGTATGGACCCTAATCGACGTCCTGCTGATTGGAGTTGGCTATGTGGGGCCAGCGGATGGCTCTTTGTACATTTAG
- the Tm2d3 gene encoding TM2 domain-containing protein 3 isoform X1 — protein sequence MEAAAEPLRSVRHLSRVLLFLSQCYILSGDGSLNLDHSQPLAQSIKDPGPTRTFIVVPRAAENQLFSHLTESTEIPPYMMKCPSNGLCSRLPADCIECATNASCTYGKPVTFDCTVKPSVTCVDQDLRPQRNFVINMTCRFCWQLPETDYECSNSTTCMTVACPRQRYFANCTVRDHIHCLGNRTFPKLLYCNWTGGYKWSTALALSITLGGFGADRFYLGQWREGLGKLFSFGGLGVWTLIDVLLIGVGYVGPADGSLYI from the exons ATGGAGGCTGCGGCCGAGCCGCTGCGGTCTGTCCGCCACCTGTCCCGCGTGCTGCTCTTCCTGTCCCAGTGCTACATTCTGTCGGGcgatg GATCCTTAAATTTAGACCATTCGCAGCCgctggctcagtcaataaaggaTCCGGGCCCAACACGTACATTCATAGTAGTTCCCAGGGCAGCAG AGAATCAGCTGTTCTCTCACCTCACAGAAAGTACTGAGATCCCTCCTTACATGATGAAGTGTCCAAGCAATGGCTTATGTAGCAGACTTCCTGCAGACTGCATAGAGTGTGCGACCAACGCCTCCTGTACTTATGGGAAGCCTGTCACGTTTGACTGCACGGTGAAACCCTCTGTTACCTGTGTT GATCAAGACCTCAGGCCCCAGAGGAACTTCGTCATCAACATGACTTGCAGGTTTTGCTGGCAGCTTCCTGAGACAGACTATGAGTGTTCAAATTCCACCACCTGCATGACCGTGGCCTGCCCTCGGCAGCGCTACTTTGCCAACTGCACCGTGCGCGACCACATTCATTGCTTGG GTAACCGGACTTTCCCTAAACTGCTGTACTGCAACTGGACCGGAGGCTACAAGTGGTCGACGGCTCTGGCTCTGAG CATCACCCTTGGGGGCTTTGGAGCGGATCGCTTCTACCTGGGCCAGTGGCGCGAGGGCCTGGGCAAGCTCTTCAGCTTTGGTGGTCTGGGAGTATGGACCCTAATCGACGTCCTGCTGATTGGAGTTGGCTATGTGGGGCCAGCGGATGGCTCTTTGTACATTTAG